In Acidobacteriota bacterium, one DNA window encodes the following:
- a CDS encoding dihydroorotate dehydrogenase-like protein, which produces MDLTTNYLGLKLRTPLVPSASPLSQDLDNLKRMEDVGAAAIVLHSLFEEQITHERLELHHHLTQGTESFAEALSYFPEPETFHFGPDAYLNHIRRAKEAVDIPIIASLNGATLGGWTEFARQMEEAGADALELNIYYIPTDPDLTAAQVEQTYLDILHAVKSAVQLPVALKLGPYFSNFAQVAKQLDAAGADALVLFNRFYQPDFDLEALEVRTNILYSKPQALRLPLRWIAILYGRIHAQLAATSGVHSAIDVLKLLMAGADVTMLCSVLYERGIDYLQTIEHSLCEWMGQHEYESVAQMRGSLSQQHCPDPAAFERALYLRALQSYHVV; this is translated from the coding sequence ATGGATTTGACCACGAATTATCTGGGACTGAAGTTGCGCACACCGCTCGTGCCCTCCGCCTCGCCGCTCTCGCAAGACTTGGACAACCTGAAGCGTATGGAAGACGTAGGCGCGGCGGCCATCGTGCTGCATTCGTTGTTTGAAGAGCAGATCACGCACGAACGGCTCGAATTACATCATCACCTGACACAGGGCACCGAAAGCTTTGCCGAAGCGCTGAGCTATTTTCCCGAACCTGAGACGTTCCACTTCGGGCCGGATGCGTATCTAAATCACATCCGCCGCGCGAAAGAGGCCGTGGACATTCCGATCATCGCCAGCTTGAACGGCGCGACGCTGGGCGGCTGGACCGAGTTCGCACGCCAGATGGAAGAGGCCGGGGCCGATGCGCTGGAGTTGAACATTTACTACATCCCCACCGATCCTGATCTAACTGCAGCGCAAGTCGAACAAACCTATCTCGACATATTGCACGCGGTAAAAAGCGCCGTGCAGTTGCCCGTCGCGCTCAAACTCGGCCCGTATTTCAGCAACTTCGCGCAGGTGGCAAAACAGCTTGACGCTGCGGGCGCCGATGCGCTGGTGCTGTTCAATCGCTTCTACCAACCCGATTTTGATCTGGAGGCGTTGGAAGTGCGCACCAACATTCTTTACAGCAAACCACAGGCCTTGCGCTTACCGCTGCGTTGGATCGCGATTCTGTACGGACGGATTCATGCGCAACTGGCCGCGACGAGCGGCGTGCATTCGGCCATTGATGTCTTGAAGTTATTGATGGCGGGCGCGGATGTAACGATGCTTTGCTCAGTGCTCTATGAACGCGGGATTGATTACCTGCAAACCATTGAGCACAGCTTGTGCGAATGGATGGGGCAGCACGAATACGAGTCAGTGGCGCAAATGCGCGGCAGCTTGAGCCAGCAGCATTGCCCTGATCCGGCGGCGTTTGAGCGGGCGTTGTATTTGCGCGCCTTGCAGAGTTATCACGTCGTCTAG
- a CDS encoding DMT family transporter, whose protein sequence is MKPATHQSHVPDARADAALLALALLWGTSHVITKNVLLSHTPFFYTGLRFGIAAVLFALVYAGPLRRSSRQAIRQGLLLGVCSFTGISFYTAGLVFTQASKAGFITGLYLVFTPLLAWLFFQLHPTRDNLAGLLIAVTGFALLSYPQTGATFNWGDGLILCAALAWGAHIAATSAFARQSEIHLLAAWQVIVVAVLAVLAHLVLSKFAVTASSGPLTQLLALEARPNHLTTATMAQIGYMALLVTFVAALVQTWAQGKVAPAHAALFYALEPVMAALFAALILGEKLSGRSALGALLIVAGVTLSRLGLLSKAAQRAAAARAEKLRIEEQREFGA, encoded by the coding sequence ATGAAGCCTGCCACGCACCAATCGCACGTCCCCGATGCCCGCGCTGATGCCGCTCTGTTGGCGCTGGCGCTGCTGTGGGGCACGTCGCATGTCATCACCAAAAATGTACTGCTCTCGCATACGCCCTTTTTTTACACCGGTCTGCGGTTTGGGATCGCGGCAGTGCTGTTTGCCCTGGTTTATGCCGGGCCGTTGCGGCGCAGCAGTCGCCAAGCCATACGCCAAGGATTATTGTTAGGCGTCTGTAGCTTCACGGGCATCAGCTTTTACACCGCCGGACTGGTTTTTACCCAGGCTTCCAAAGCAGGCTTTATTACAGGTTTGTATCTGGTCTTCACCCCGTTGCTGGCGTGGCTGTTTTTCCAGCTGCATCCCACACGGGACAATCTGGCTGGTTTGCTCATCGCCGTCACGGGCTTCGCGCTGTTGAGCTATCCGCAAACGGGCGCAACGTTCAATTGGGGCGATGGCCTGATCCTGTGCGCCGCGCTGGCCTGGGGCGCGCATATCGCCGCAACCAGCGCCTTTGCGCGGCAAAGCGAAATCCACTTGCTGGCGGCTTGGCAAGTTATCGTGGTCGCCGTGTTGGCAGTTTTAGCGCACCTCGTATTGAGCAAGTTTGCGGTCACCGCGTCCAGTGGGCCATTGACCCAATTGCTGGCTTTGGAAGCGCGCCCGAATCATTTGACGACGGCTACGATGGCGCAAATCGGCTATATGGCTTTGCTCGTGACCTTCGTTGCCGCACTCGTACAAACCTGGGCGCAAGGCAAAGTCGCACCCGCGCATGCCGCTTTGTTTTATGCGCTCGAACCGGTGATGGCCGCGCTCTTTGCCGCGCTCATCTTGGGCGAGAAACTGAGCGGACGCAGCGCGCTCGGCGCTTTGCTGATCGTTGCCGGTGTGACGCTTTCACGCCTTGGCTTGCTCAGCAAGGCCGCCCAGCGTGCTGCCGCAGCCCGCGCGGAAAAGCTACGCATCGAAGAGCAGCGCGAATTCGGCGCTTGA
- a CDS encoding 3-oxoacyl-ACP reductase FabG — MGLLLEGKKALITGGTRGIGRALCEIFAREGADIAFNYNLRDDLAAEVIAKVEALGRRALAFKVPVTDRPGINKMVRHIREEFGRIDVLVNNAAINRGDIFATTTPHAWDEVINTNINGVFNVTKPVFKIMLRQRAGNILNLTSIGAIRSLPTAVHYATSKAAIIGFTKCLSREAAPFGVTVNAIAAGLFDTDLADALPARLMEMHKVWVARNRLGHPEELAEFAAFMVSDRNSYMVGEVVTVDGGSVT, encoded by the coding sequence ATGGGACTCTTACTCGAAGGGAAAAAGGCACTCATCACTGGCGGCACGCGCGGCATCGGACGCGCGCTTTGCGAAATCTTCGCCCGCGAAGGCGCGGACATCGCTTTCAATTATAACCTGCGTGACGACCTGGCCGCCGAGGTCATCGCCAAGGTCGAAGCGTTGGGCCGCCGCGCACTGGCCTTCAAAGTGCCCGTCACCGACCGCCCCGGCATCAACAAAATGGTGCGCCACATTCGCGAAGAGTTTGGCCGCATTGACGTGCTGGTCAACAACGCCGCCATCAATCGCGGTGACATCTTCGCCACCACCACCCCGCACGCCTGGGACGAAGTCATCAATACCAACATCAACGGTGTTTTCAACGTCACCAAGCCCGTCTTCAAAATCATGCTGCGCCAGCGCGCCGGCAACATCCTGAACCTGACCAGCATCGGCGCGATCCGTTCGCTGCCGACCGCCGTGCATTACGCCACGTCCAAAGCCGCCATCATCGGTTTCACCAAATGCCTCTCGCGCGAAGCCGCGCCTTTCGGTGTCACGGTCAACGCGATTGCCGCCGGCCTCTTCGACACGGACCTAGCCGACGCGCTGCCAGCGCGGTTGATGGAAATGCATAAGGTCTGGGTCGCGCGCAACCGCCTGGGCCATCCCGAAGAGCTGGCCGAATTCGCCGCGTTCATGGTTTCAGATCGCAACAGCTATATGGTCGGCGAAGTCGTAACGGTGGATGGCGGTAGTGTGACGTGA
- a CDS encoding nuclear transport factor 2 family protein, with translation MTAETVTNAINEYFDAVCALDADRWVATFAADATSYEPGNPPLVGHDALRMFFNGIAGGFAQIEMRATEIHPVGNEAGVKWTATGTGKNGRTVSFAGIDVFVLNEAGTIQMCKGYWNPAAMMAELMG, from the coding sequence ATGACTGCCGAAACTGTCACCAACGCTATCAATGAATATTTTGACGCCGTCTGCGCACTCGACGCTGACCGCTGGGTCGCCACGTTTGCCGCCGACGCGACCAGCTATGAACCGGGCAATCCGCCGCTCGTCGGGCACGACGCCTTGCGCATGTTTTTCAACGGCATCGCGGGCGGCTTTGCACAAATCGAGATGCGTGCCACTGAAATCCATCCCGTCGGCAACGAAGCGGGCGTGAAATGGACAGCCACCGGCACGGGCAAGAATGGCCGCACGGTAAGCTTCGCGGGCATAGATGTTTTCGTTCTCAACGAAGCGGGCACGATTCAAATGTGCAAAGGGTACTGGAATCCGGCGGCAATGATGGCGGAACTGATGGGTTAA
- a CDS encoding NCS2 family permease, translating to MTAITSCQARLERFFELSAHGTDIRTEIAAGVTTFLTMAYIIFVNPAILNEAGVPFAGALFATCLASAVGSLLMGVLANYPFALAPGMGLNAYFTYTVVKGLGHDWRVALGAVFISGVVFLVLTLARIRTLIVDAIPLTLKTSVAAGIGLFIAFIGLKNAGIVIASPATFVTLGHITSKPVVLMLIGLLLTAALMARGYKSAIIIGILAVTVAAMALGVAKPPTALIQKPDWQSAFLQLDIRGALRVGLLDIVFVFLFVDMFDTIGSLMGLGQQAGYLTAEGKLPRVNRALLADAIATIAGSLFGTSTVVTYIESATGVSEGGRTGLTAVVVAFLFLLATFFAPLAGAIPPIATAPALVLVGALMIRSVLSIKWDDLTEALPAFLTLLAMPLTFSIANGLALGFIFYALLKVLTGRAREASPMVYVLAVLFILRYVYLSGE from the coding sequence ATGACTGCTATCACTTCTTGCCAAGCCAGGCTCGAACGTTTCTTCGAGCTTTCGGCGCACGGCACCGACATCCGCACCGAGATTGCTGCCGGAGTTACGACGTTTTTGACGATGGCTTACATCATCTTCGTCAACCCGGCGATTCTGAACGAAGCGGGCGTGCCGTTTGCCGGCGCTTTGTTTGCGACGTGTCTGGCCTCGGCGGTGGGATCGCTGTTGATGGGCGTGCTGGCGAATTATCCCTTCGCGCTAGCGCCGGGGATGGGGCTGAACGCCTATTTCACTTACACCGTGGTGAAAGGGCTGGGGCACGATTGGCGCGTAGCGTTGGGCGCGGTGTTCATCTCTGGCGTAGTGTTTTTGGTCTTAACGCTGGCGCGCATTCGCACGTTGATCGTGGATGCGATTCCGCTGACATTGAAAACCTCGGTGGCGGCGGGCATCGGCCTGTTCATCGCGTTTATCGGGTTGAAGAACGCGGGCATCGTGATCGCTTCGCCCGCGACCTTTGTGACGCTGGGGCACATCACGTCGAAGCCGGTCGTGCTGATGCTGATTGGTTTGTTGCTAACGGCGGCGCTGATGGCGCGCGGCTACAAGAGCGCGATCATCATCGGCATTCTGGCCGTGACCGTGGCGGCGATGGCGCTGGGCGTGGCGAAACCGCCGACGGCATTGATTCAAAAACCGGATTGGCAGTCGGCGTTTTTGCAACTGGATATTCGCGGCGCGTTGCGCGTGGGGCTGCTCGACATCGTCTTCGTGTTTCTGTTCGTGGACATGTTCGACACGATTGGTTCGCTGATGGGCTTGGGGCAGCAGGCGGGCTATTTGACGGCGGAGGGCAAACTGCCGCGCGTTAATCGCGCCTTGCTGGCCGATGCGATTGCGACGATTGCCGGTTCGCTGTTTGGGACTTCGACGGTGGTGACATATATCGAAAGCGCGACCGGCGTGAGCGAAGGCGGGCGCACCGGTTTGACAGCAGTTGTCGTCGCGTTTCTGTTTTTGCTGGCGACGTTTTTTGCGCCGCTTGCCGGAGCGATTCCGCCGATTGCGACGGCGCCGGCCTTGGTGCTGGTGGGCGCGTTGATGATCCGCTCCGTGCTCTCGATCAAATGGGACGATTTGACCGAAGCCTTGCCCGCGTTTCTGACTTTGCTGGCGATGCCGCTGACGTTTTCGATTGCGAATGGCTTGGCGCTGGGCTTTATCTTTTATGCCCTGCTGAAAGTGTTGACGGGGCGGGCGCGCGAGGCGAGTCCGATGGTGTATGTGTTAGCGGTGCTGTTTATTTTGCGTTATGTTTATTTGAGTGGCGAATGA
- a CDS encoding ABC transporter permease/substrate-binding protein → MRLLEFWFHHQAEFLTAILRHIALVAVSTGIAVLLGVPLGVLAQRRPRLGVPLLGVANVLQTIPSLALFGFLIPLPLIGGIGAKTALIVLTLYALLPVMRLTVNGLQSVERPLREASMALGLTDAQTLRYIELPLARPSILAGIRVATVVGVGTATIAAAIGAGGLGEYIFRGVASVDSTVILAGAIPAALLALAADGALGWLERWLAPGHKRNPRGLLIAAASTALVLVLLTGGLLLAERKGGRIVVGSKNFTEQVILGELLAQVIERNTPLAVARKLNLGDTLVCETALRAGDLDLYVEYTGTALTAIFKQPVLLDADEVTRRVAAGYAATERTMLPPLGFNNTYVILVRGTEARQRGLKTISDAARISSQLRAGFGAAFLDREDGYRGLVQAYGLKFAATPLSMDLSLTYRALAERQVDLISGDATNGLIAKLDLFALEDDRHYFPPYHAVPVVRNETLQQHPELRPLLERLSGLISDQEMRQMNYEAEVERREPAAIVQAFLARHPQTLRKP, encoded by the coding sequence ATGCGTCTACTCGAATTCTGGTTCCATCATCAGGCCGAATTTCTCACGGCCATCCTGCGCCACATTGCGCTGGTTGCCGTTTCGACCGGCATCGCGGTCTTGCTGGGCGTGCCGCTGGGCGTGTTGGCGCAGCGACGGCCACGGCTGGGCGTGCCGCTGTTGGGCGTGGCGAATGTGCTGCAAACCATTCCCAGCCTGGCGCTGTTCGGCTTTTTGATCCCGCTACCGCTGATCGGCGGCATCGGGGCGAAGACGGCCTTGATCGTGTTGACGCTATATGCGCTGTTGCCGGTGATGCGGCTGACGGTCAATGGCCTGCAAAGCGTCGAGCGGCCCTTGCGCGAAGCCTCGATGGCGCTGGGGCTGACCGACGCGCAGACCTTGCGCTATATCGAATTGCCGCTGGCGCGCCCTTCGATATTGGCGGGCATTCGCGTCGCCACCGTGGTCGGCGTGGGCACGGCGACCATCGCGGCAGCCATCGGCGCGGGCGGGTTAGGCGAATACATCTTTCGCGGCGTCGCCAGCGTGGATAGCACCGTGATCCTGGCGGGCGCGATTCCGGCGGCCTTGTTGGCATTGGCCGCGGACGGGGCGTTGGGCTGGTTGGAACGCTGGCTCGCGCCCGGCCACAAACGCAACCCGCGTGGTTTGCTGATCGCGGCGGCTTCAACGGCATTGGTTTTAGTCTTGCTAACAGGTGGATTGTTGCTGGCCGAACGCAAAGGCGGGCGCATCGTCGTCGGTTCTAAAAACTTCACCGAGCAAGTCATCCTCGGCGAATTGCTGGCGCAAGTGATCGAACGCAACACGCCGCTCGCGGTCGCGCGCAAGCTCAACCTGGGCGACACGCTGGTCTGCGAGACGGCCTTGCGCGCGGGCGATCTTGATCTTTATGTCGAATACACTGGCACGGCGCTGACGGCGATTTTCAAACAGCCGGTGCTGCTCGATGCCGACGAGGTCACGCGCCGCGTCGCCGCTGGCTATGCCGCGACGGAACGCACGATGCTGCCGCCGCTGGGTTTCAACAACACCTATGTAATTCTGGTGCGTGGCACAGAGGCCCGCCAGCGTGGGCTGAAAACGATTTCGGATGCGGCGCGCATTTCCTCGCAGTTGCGGGCGGGTTTTGGCGCCGCCTTTCTGGATCGCGAAGACGGCTATCGCGGCTTGGTGCAAGCGTATGGGTTGAAGTTTGCCGCAACGCCGCTCTCAATGGATTTGTCGCTGACCTACCGCGCGCTAGCCGAGCGCCAGGTAGATTTAATCTCAGGCGATGCGACCAATGGCTTGATCGCCAAGCTGGATTTGTTTGCGTTGGAAGACGACCGGCATTATTTCCCGCCCTATCACGCCGTGCCGGTCGTGCGGAACGAAACGTTGCAACAGCATCCTGAGCTGCGCCCGCTGCTCGAACGCTTGAGCGGATTGATTTCGGATCAGGAGATGCGGCAGATGAATTACGAAGCCGAGGTCGAACGCCGCGAACCCGCCGCCATCGTGCAGGCGTTTTTGGCGCGCCACCCGCAAACCTTGCGCAAGCCCTGA
- the glmM gene encoding phosphoglucosamine mutase: MRAIPSLKISISGVRGVIGDSLSPTLLTRFAQAFGTYAGSGTIVIGRDTRTSGEMVRQAVIAGLVSSGCRVIDLDIVPVPTVQLLVRQRKAHGGIAITASHNPAEWNALKFVGADGLFLSAGQARELLDIYHQGDYTKVVGAEMRQVESFTGAAELHIKAILDVVGPLPPTPQKIKVALDSCNGASSQLAPQLLAALGAEVVSINTTPDGLFPRGAEPIAENIGALCQLVKDSGAVAGFAQDMDADRLAVVAECGEPVGEDNTLVLATHYVLGKTPGPNSVVVTNLSTSMAMDDVVRLFNGTLHRSKIGEANVTELMQQTGAVIGGEGNGGVIYPKINFCRDSHVGMALILHLLAESGKTISQLLTEQPRYRMVKEKLECPSDKISEVLKLIRREFADYEQDLRDGVKVTLPQGWLHVRGSNTEPIIRLVAEAGDEAQARAILDTVFTKVSRLLAA; encoded by the coding sequence ATGCGCGCAATCCCTTCCCTCAAAATCAGCATCTCCGGTGTGCGCGGCGTCATCGGCGATTCGCTTTCGCCGACGCTGCTCACACGTTTTGCCCAGGCCTTCGGCACCTACGCCGGTTCCGGCACCATCGTCATCGGGCGCGACACGCGCACGTCGGGCGAGATGGTGCGCCAGGCGGTGATCGCCGGCTTGGTATCCAGCGGTTGCCGCGTGATTGATCTCGACATCGTGCCCGTGCCGACCGTGCAATTGCTGGTGCGGCAGCGCAAAGCGCACGGCGGCATCGCCATCACCGCCAGCCACAATCCGGCGGAATGGAATGCGCTGAAATTCGTCGGCGCGGACGGCTTGTTCCTGAGCGCAGGCCAGGCGCGCGAGTTGCTCGATATTTATCACCAGGGCGATTACACCAAAGTCGTCGGCGCTGAGATGCGGCAGGTCGAAAGCTTCACCGGTGCTGCTGAGTTGCACATCAAAGCCATCCTCGACGTGGTTGGCCCGCTTCCGCCCACTCCCCAAAAAATCAAAGTCGCGCTCGATTCCTGCAACGGCGCGAGTTCGCAGCTTGCGCCGCAGTTGCTGGCGGCGCTTGGCGCTGAAGTCGTCAGCATCAACACGACGCCGGACGGTTTGTTCCCGCGCGGGGCTGAACCCATCGCCGAGAACATCGGCGCACTGTGCCAATTGGTCAAAGACAGCGGCGCGGTGGCTGGCTTCGCGCAGGACATGGACGCCGACCGTCTGGCGGTTGTGGCTGAATGCGGCGAACCCGTTGGCGAAGACAATACGCTGGTACTGGCGACGCACTACGTGCTCGGCAAAACGCCGGGCCCAAACAGTGTGGTCGTGACGAATCTTTCAACCAGCATGGCGATGGATGATGTTGTGCGGCTGTTCAACGGCACGCTGCATCGTTCCAAAATCGGCGAGGCCAATGTGACCGAGTTGATGCAACAGACGGGCGCGGTCATCGGCGGCGAAGGCAACGGCGGCGTGATCTATCCGAAGATCAATTTTTGCCGCGACAGTCACGTGGGAATGGCGTTGATCCTGCATCTGCTGGCCGAGAGCGGCAAAACGATTTCGCAACTGCTGACCGAACAGCCGCGCTACCGGATGGTCAAAGAGAAGCTGGAATGCCCGTCAGACAAGATCAGCGAGGTGCTGAAACTGATTCGCCGTGAGTTCGCCGACTACGAACAAGACTTGCGCGACGGCGTCAAAGTTACTTTGCCGCAAGGCTGGCTGCACGTGCGCGGGTCAAATACCGAGCCGATCATTCGTTTGGTGGCGGAGGCGGGTGACGAGGCACAGGCGCGCGCGATTCTTGATACGGTCTTTACCAAGGTTTCCCGTTTGTTGGCAGCCTAG
- a CDS encoding phosphatase PAP2 family protein: MLNPIAEFDRTFSLWVHSRAQPWLDAWMSALTRGGEPRTLLLFALLCGAFLLIRQRRKRDPALLLLAFSLSYLINPQLKLFFQRARPQLWDTLIVRPGDYSFPSGHATSSMAVYGMVALLLAQAWPRWRWYFWLSAALLISLIGFSRVYLGVHWLTDVLGGFMLGGALVYAIAFLIRHSNKHNAK; the protein is encoded by the coding sequence ATGCTGAACCCAATCGCCGAATTTGATCGCACCTTCAGCCTGTGGGTTCACTCGCGCGCGCAACCCTGGCTGGATGCCTGGATGAGCGCGCTCACGCGCGGCGGCGAGCCGCGGACGTTATTGCTCTTTGCCTTGCTGTGCGGCGCGTTCCTGCTCATCCGGCAGCGGCGCAAACGCGATCCCGCGCTGTTGTTGCTGGCTTTCAGCCTGAGCTATCTGATCAATCCCCAACTCAAACTCTTTTTCCAACGCGCCCGCCCGCAACTCTGGGACACCCTCATTGTGCGGCCTGGCGATTACAGCTTCCCCAGTGGACACGCAACGTCGTCAATGGCAGTGTATGGCATGGTGGCGCTACTGCTGGCGCAAGCATGGCCGCGGTGGCGTTGGTATTTTTGGTTGAGCGCGGCCTTGTTGATCTCGCTGATTGGCTTCAGCCGCGTCTATCTCGGCGTGCACTGGCTGACCGATGTGCTGGGCGGATTCATGCTTGGCGGCGCGCTGGTTTACGCCATCGCCTTCCTCATTCGCCACTCAAATAAACATAACGCAAAATAA
- a CDS encoding response regulator produces MTKVLIVDDLEGVRRMLLYALEDDYDVRQASNGLEAISAVALERPDVIVMDLDMPVMDGVEATRRLKADPGFAGIKVLAVSGQHNSERARLVQDSADAFIEKPYEIDDLIEAVRRLAVA; encoded by the coding sequence GTGACGAAGGTCCTCATCGTAGATGATCTGGAAGGCGTGCGGCGGATGCTCCTGTATGCGCTGGAGGATGATTATGACGTGCGCCAGGCCAGCAATGGGCTGGAAGCTATTTCAGCGGTGGCGCTGGAACGCCCCGACGTGATCGTGATGGATTTGGACATGCCCGTGATGGACGGCGTCGAAGCTACGCGGCGGTTGAAAGCCGATCCGGGGTTCGCAGGCATCAAGGTGCTGGCAGTTAGCGGCCAGCACAATAGCGAACGCGCGCGGCTGGTGCAGGATTCCGCCGACGCCTTTATTGAAAAGCCTTATGAGATAGACGATCTAATCGAAGCGGTGCGGCGCTTGGCCGTAGCTTAA
- a CDS encoding site-specific DNA-methyltransferase produces the protein MFHHPLPRLDHPSEIREKLLPLCRLQPGEIWQDKRQGHRLGCLDAAQWADVKKLCGRQRAVLAIHDVPYNFIAFEQRKVDEFTAWCARVTHHTEQVLAADSSLYLWLGADQRADFAPLPEIMLMMRATGFTARSFITLRNQRGYGTQQNWMSVRQELLYYTKGKPPFTPQYTDLPKTLRGYFKEVGGQRTENAARGKAPTLRAGNVWIDVQQVFYRMAENVNGCYAQKPLKAITRIIEASSQPGDVVLDFFAHSGTTLLACELTGRRCLTMDIDPLFAEVARRRLEHYRRTGKTGWQDSNPFARELGQI, from the coding sequence ATGTTTCACCACCCACTGCCGCGCCTGGATCATCCGTCCGAAATCCGTGAAAAACTGCTGCCGCTCTGCCGTCTGCAACCCGGCGAAATCTGGCAGGACAAGCGCCAAGGGCATCGCCTCGGCTGCCTGGATGCGGCGCAATGGGCAGACGTGAAAAAGCTGTGCGGTCGGCAACGCGCTGTGCTGGCGATTCACGATGTACCCTACAACTTCATCGCGTTTGAACAGCGCAAGGTGGATGAGTTCACCGCTTGGTGCGCGCGGGTCACTCACCACACCGAACAGGTGTTGGCGGCGGACAGCAGTTTGTATCTGTGGCTGGGCGCCGATCAGCGCGCTGATTTTGCACCCTTGCCTGAAATCATGCTGATGATGCGCGCGACCGGTTTTACTGCGCGCAGCTTCATCACGTTGCGCAACCAACGCGGTTACGGCACACAGCAAAACTGGATGAGCGTGCGGCAGGAGTTGCTCTATTACACCAAAGGCAAGCCGCCTTTTACGCCGCAATACACCGATCTGCCAAAAACACTGCGCGGCTATTTCAAAGAAGTCGGTGGGCAACGTACCGAGAATGCCGCGCGCGGCAAAGCCCCGACCTTACGCGCGGGCAATGTCTGGATTGATGTGCAACAAGTCTTTTACCGTATGGCAGAGAACGTCAACGGCTGTTACGCGCAAAAGCCGCTCAAGGCCATTACGCGCATTATCGAAGCCAGTTCGCAACCGGGCGATGTCGTGCTTGATTTCTTCGCCCATTCAGGCACGACGCTCTTGGCGTGCGAATTGACCGGACGGCGCTGTCTGACAATGGATATTGATCCGCTCTTTGCCGAAGTTGCGCGGCGGCGGCTGGAACATTATCGCCGCACGGGCAAGACGGGTTGGCAGGATAGCAATCCGTTTGCGCGTGAATTGGGGCAAATTTGA
- a CDS encoding radical SAM protein: MDYNLELVKRYGKVLLGGVTSPVILNILITSVCDMRCSHCFYTEELDDKPRKKLQMTTAELQRISETLGGSLPILIIAGGEPFTRKDLPEVVRAFYENNQLESVYLMSNGGIQQRIMPDVQRILDECPKLNVTVALGIDGLKEDHEKIRGKAGSWDKAISTARQLQEIQREIPRLDVQTCTCFMNSNQERIFDWYDFLRHELKPDKINVNYIRPPSKDARELNIDLNRYRQLSALIDDDSQHGVIKNHYKGKGGYFKAAVDIYMHELIARTEEQHKAQLRCHAGTTGGVIYDEGTVSSCEKLDPIGNLRDYNWDFWALWNSPEMKVRRAHVKDGCYCTHESNCYYPSLAFNPKHLIQIKKLERQLKKSHRGEVDGKMIPANAV, translated from the coding sequence ATGGATTACAACCTGGAATTAGTCAAACGCTATGGCAAAGTGTTGCTGGGCGGCGTGACCTCGCCCGTCATCTTGAACATTCTGATCACCTCGGTCTGCGACATGCGCTGCTCGCACTGCTTCTATACCGAAGAACTCGACGACAAGCCGCGCAAAAAACTGCAAATGACCACCGCCGAACTGCAACGCATTAGCGAAACGCTCGGCGGCAGCCTGCCGATTCTGATCATCGCGGGCGGCGAGCCTTTCACCCGCAAAGACCTGCCCGAAGTCGTGCGCGCCTTTTACGAAAACAACCAGTTGGAATCGGTCTACCTGATGTCGAACGGCGGCATCCAGCAGCGCATCATGCCCGATGTGCAACGCATCCTGGACGAATGCCCGAAGCTCAACGTCACTGTCGCGCTCGGCATTGACGGCCTGAAAGAAGACCACGAAAAGATTCGCGGCAAAGCTGGCAGTTGGGACAAGGCCATCTCGACCGCGCGCCAGTTGCAGGAAATCCAACGCGAGATTCCGCGCCTGGACGTGCAGACCTGCACCTGCTTTATGAACTCGAATCAGGAGCGCATCTTCGACTGGTACGACTTCCTGCGCCACGAACTGAAGCCCGACAAGATCAACGTCAATTACATCCGCCCGCCCTCCAAAGACGCGCGTGAGTTGAACATTGACCTCAACCGTTACCGCCAGCTTTCGGCGCTGATTGACGACGATTCGCAGCATGGCGTCATCAAGAACCACTACAAAGGCAAGGGCGGTTACTTCAAAGCGGCGGTGGATATTTACATGCACGAACTGATCGCGCGCACCGAAGAGCAGCACAAAGCCCAATTGCGTTGCCACGCGGGCACGACGGGCGGCGTGATCTATGACGAGGGCACCGTGTCTAGTTGCGAGAAGCTCGACCCCATCGGCAACTTGCGCGATTACAACTGGGATTTCTGGGCGCTCTGGAATTCGCCGGAGATGAAAGTGCGGCGCGCGCACGTCAAAGATGGCTGCTATTGCACGCACGAATCGAATTGTTATTACCCGTCGCTGGCGTTTAATCCGAAGCACTTGATTCAGATCAAGAAGCTGGAGCGGCAGTTGAAGAAGTCGCATCGGGGCGAGGTTGATGGCAAAATGATTCCAGCCAACGCTGTTTAG